The Bacteroidota bacterium genomic interval GTTACTCGTAACGAGACACTGGTTGCAGCGCACCATGCACTGAATCTCAGGCGCGGAATGCCGGGTGCTAAGTAACCGCCCGATTTAATTCTTCTCGATTTGAATATGCCAAAGAAAGACGGGCGTTCTGCGCTAAGGGAAATAAAAGGAGACGAGCGTTTTCAAAAACTGAACGTAGTTATTTTTTCAACTTTTATTTCCATCGAAGATAAATTATACACGACTTCGCTCGGAGTTTCACAGCATATCACAAAACCTTTTGACTTCAGCGAACTGGTTGAAAAAATAAAATCTGTTTGCAACTCTTTTGCTGTAACCGAATCGCATGAATAAATTTATGGAATTCGAAAAAATAAATAACCTTGACGCGCTGATGATTGCCTGTCCGACAAAGTACGGACTCCGTAACTCCGTTCGGAGCGGAATAATTTTATGCGCGTTTGTGCTTCTGGCGGTTGGCACAGCAAGGTAAAAACATTACAAAGTTTTATTTACGGTTTTCCCTTTTCCGAATTTAGGATTGAACAGCGGTTTTCCTTTTATGCCGGTGAGAATGAGAGAAAACTCAAATGCTCCTCTGCCATTGGTGTAATTATTCAGGTAAGAAGTGTTAATATCATAACTGAATGTAAAAACATGCTGCTCGTATTTTCCTCCCAACTGAATTATAATTGCGTCTTTGTTTCTGTAATTTAATCCGCCCAGCAAATCATACTTGGTATCTTTCAGATGATAAAATCCAAGCGCTCCAATATTCAGTTCGCGCGCTTTTCCCTGCATCATGAATAAAATCATGGGAACAGCAGTTATTTCTTCGGTGATTTTATAATCAGCGCCAAGTTCATACACCCATCGCATCGGAATATTATCTTTTACATTTCCGGTGAGCGATTGATTGGGTTTGGTCAGATGGTAAACGGAATAGCCCGCCCAGGGTTGAACTTTCCAGTCCTCTTTTTTGTATTTGTAAAACACGCCCATGTTCGCATCGAGTTTGAGCAAACTGGTTTTGCCAAAATTTTCTCCGCTCGAAATGTTCTGGTCAAAGCCGGTGGGATTATCGGTGGAAAACTGGTTATCGTATGTAAAATGATTCGGGTCAAAACTTTTATAAATAATTCCCAACTGCATGCCCACCGAAAGATTATGCGGGCTGTTCAGTTCATTGGTAATTTTATAAGCGGCAGAAGGCATGAAGTTAATCGTATTAAATCCCCCGGTGCCGTTGCGGTTGTGAATTAAATATCCACCCAATCCATATTGCTTGTAAGGCATATCGTACGCAAGATAATAAGTTGAAAAAGGTTTTACACCGAGCGAACGCCATTGCGAACGGTAATCGGAATAAATGCGGTAATCGGCTGCGTTGCCGAAATAAACTCCGGTGAGCGCGGGATTAAAGTAATGCGGTGTGGCATCGTACTGCGAAAGATGAAAATCCTGCGCAACAGATTTCTGCCGGAAGAAAATCAGCAGGCAGATGCAAATGAGTAGTGAAAAATATTTTTTCATTTCGAAATTTTTTATCTGATAATTGTTACATCACCTTTTTTATTTATTTCTTCATCTCCGAAAGTTGTTCCCGTAAGCGTATAAACATATCTTCCTGCCGGCTCAAGTTTTCCTTTGTACGTTCCATCCCAACCCTGGGTTTGGTCGGTGGCATGGAAAAGTTCATTGCCCCACTCGTTGTAAATTCTCCAATCCATTTCTTTCAGCGGACCGCCACGCACTTTCAGAATATCATTCACACCGTCTCCGTTTGGCGTGAAAGCAGAGGGAACCGCCACAATATTTGTGTTGAAGATGAAAGAATATTTTGCAGTGTCGGGACATCCATCGTTGTTAGTTACAATCAGCATCACATCCAGCGTTCCGTTTTGGTTAAACTGATGCGAAGGATTTTCCTGCGTGCTTGAATTTCCATCGCCAAAATTCCAAAGCCATGAAGTGGCATTCGATGAGTGGTCAACAAAATCAATCACCGCTCCTACATTATAGGTTCCGTTGTTCGGAGAAAAATCAGCCGAAGGCGGAGCAGTTACGGTCAGCGTATAAGCGGCAACGGATGAACATCCGCCCGAAGTGGTAACGGTGTGAGTAATCACATACGTTCCCGAAGCAGAATAAGTGTGAGATGGATTGCAACTTGCCGAACTTATTGGCGAGCCGTCACCAAAATCCCAAACGCAATTTGAAATGGTATCTCCGTTTGCAACGAAAGAAGAATCAGTAAACGCATAGGAGAAATTGCAATTGCCCGTGTGGCTGAATGCGGCAATAACTCCTTTTACAGGAGTTACCGTATCAGTAAATGTAGAAGTGCATCCGGAATCGGAAGTAACCGTAAGCACAACAATATAATTTCCGAGCGAATCATAATGATGCACAGGATTTTGCAAAGAAGAAATATTATTTGCTCCCGAAGCCGTGTCTCCGAAATTCCAGTTCCACGAAATAATATTTCCGCCTGCAATCGTGGATGTATTGGTGAAGAACATCGTGTCAACTGCGCAAGTGGTCACGAAACTAAATGAAGCAGCGGGAGAAGGATTTATGGTAATGATGTGCACTGCAGTATCGATCAAGCCAAGATTTGTAAACACAATCAGCGAAACAGTATCTGTTCCCGATTGCGAATAGGTGTGCGAAGGATTCTGAACATTATCAGTTCCTCCGTCACCAAAACTCCAGTTCCACGAAACAATGCTGTCGCCCTGCATCACAAAAGAAATATCGGTGAAGGAAATAGTTTGCCCGGTGCAAACGGAAGAAGAAGAAATAAATCCTGCCGTTACATGACTGCATGGTGCAACCGTATCGCTGAATATATCCGTGCATCCTGAATCAGATACAACGGTAAGTGTTACAGTATAAGTTCCTGTTGCAGTATAATTGTGCGCGGGGTTTTGCAATGCGCTTGTGTCTCCGTCTCCGAAATTCCAGTTCCACGAAATAATATTTCCGCTTGCAATGGTGGAAGTATTCGTGAAGAACACAGAATCTTTCTGGCAATCCACCGAGAATGTAAACGAAGCCGCAGGAGTTGGATTGATGTTTACAATATGATAAGCCGTATCGGTGCAGCCGATGCTTGAAGTTACAATCAGCGTTACGGAATCTGTTCCTGAAACAGAATAAGTGTAAGAAGGATTCTGCACGGTGTCATTTCCTCCGCCAATGGTCCAGTTCCACGCAACAATGGAATCATTCACGCTGATAACCGAAGAAGTGTCGGTGAAAGTAATGGACTGCCCGGTACAAATTTTAGAATAAGAAAATCCGGCAACGGGCGATCTTCCGATGGAAAGAATCATTGTATCGCTTACCGCAAGGCACTGGCCATTTCCGGTAGAAGTGAGAACAAGTGTTACACTTCCTGCAACTGCATCGGCTGTGCTTGGCGTGTAAACAGCATTGAGCGTGGAATCATTCGGAACAAAAGTTCCGGTGCCGCTTGTTGTCCACACACCGCCCGTTGCAGCTGAATTAATTGAACCGTTAAGCGCAAGAGAAAGCCCTTCGCAAATAGCAGTGTCATTTCCAGCAAACACATCGGGTGCATCGGTAATGATGAGAAGCATTGTATCGGTAATGGCATTGCATCCTTTCGTTGAAGTGAGCACAAGTGTAATTGTTCCTGCAGCAGTATCACCTGCGCTGGGCGTATATACTGCATTCAATGCAGAACTGTCGGGAGCAAAAGTTCCGCTTCCGCTGGTTGTCCAGTAACCGGTGGTTGAACCAACTGTTATGCTTCCTGTCAATGCAACGGCAGCATTATTCGCGCAAACAGTTAAATCAATTCCGGCATTTACAACGGGAAGAGGCGTGATAATTATTTGCACCGTATCGGTTACCGCCAGGCAAGTTCCGTTGTTGGTGGAAGAGAGAACCAATGTAACTCCTCCGGCTGCAGTATCAGCGGAACTTAAAATGTAACTTGCATTCAGCGTGGAATCATTGGGAACAAAAGTTCCGCTTCCGAGCGTTGACCATTGTCCCGTTGTTGTGCCCACCGAAACAGAACCGTTTAACTGAGCAATGGTGTCGCCCTGGCAAATCGTAACATTTGCTCCGGCATTTACAACAGGCGGAGCAGTGAAAAATACCATCACCGAATCTGTATCGCCCGGGCATATTCCTTGTCCGCCAGTAATAAGAAGAAGAGTTACACTTCCCGCAGTAGTATCGGCACTGCTTGGAATATAATTTCCGTTCAGCGTGGTATCGTTCGGCACAAAAGTTCCGGTGCCGCTTGTTTGCCAAACTCCGGATGACGTGTAGAACACCTGCCCGTTCAGCGGAGCAACGAGATTATTTTTACAAACAAAAATATCTGCTCCTGCATTTGCTGCGGGCTGAGGAGTAATATTCACCGTCATTGTATCGGAAGAAGCAGGGCAAGGACCATTATTCGTGGAAGAAAGCACGAGTGAAATAATAGAATCGCCCGGAGCAAATCCATAATCAGCGCCAAG includes:
- a CDS encoding PorP/SprF family type IX secretion system membrane protein, with the translated sequence MKKYFSLLICICLLIFFRQKSVAQDFHLSQYDATPHYFNPALTGVYFGNAADYRIYSDYRSQWRSLGVKPFSTYYLAYDMPYKQYGLGGYLIHNRNGTGGFNTINFMPSAAYKITNELNSPHNLSVGMQLGIIYKSFDPNHFTYDNQFSTDNPTGFDQNISSGENFGKTSLLKLDANMGVFYKYKKEDWKVQPWAGYSVYHLTKPNQSLTGNVKDNIPMRWVYELGADYKITEEITAVPMILFMMQGKARELNIGALGFYHLKDTKYDLLGGLNYRNKDAIIIQLGGKYEQHVFTFSYDINTSYLNNYTNGRGAFEFSLILTGIKGKPLFNPKFGKGKTVNKTL